From a region of the Streptomyces sp. B21-083 genome:
- a CDS encoding fumarate reductase/succinate dehydrogenase flavoprotein subunit has translation MTSEYTEFTTGESLVDHKAPAGPINERWDTRRFEARLVNPANRRKHTVIVVGTGLAGGSAGATLAEQGYHVVQFCYQDSPRRAHSIAAQGGINAAKNYRNDGDSVHRLFYDTVKGGDFRARESNVHRLAQISVEIIDQCVAQGVPFAREYGGLLDTRSFGGVQVSRTFYARGQTGQQLLLGAYQALSRQIAAGNIEMHARTEMLDLIVVDGRARGIVARDLITGKISSHFADAVVLASGGYGNVFYLSTNAMNSNATAVWRAHRRGAHFANPCFTQIHPTCIPRTGDHQSKLTLMSESLRNDGRIWVPKAKGDRRPANEIPEDERDYYLERIYPAFGNLVPRDIASRAAKNVCDEGRGVGPGGQGVYLDFADAVRRLGRKAVEEKYGNLFDMYARITAEDPYTVPMRIYPAVHYTMGGLWVDYDLQTTVPGLFAIGEANFSDHGANRLGASALMQGLADGYFVLPATINDYLARNPGQDPVDAEHPVVQEVLAQTEDRLNLLLAVDGDRTPDSFHRELGELMWEFCGMARSESGLRKALSRIPQIREEFWRRIKVPGTGEEFNQSLEKANRVVDYLELAELMCLDALHRAESCGGHFREESQTPDGEAARDDDRFAYAAAWEFTSAGSAPVLHKEDFVFEYVHPTQRSYA, from the coding sequence ATGACCTCTGAATACACCGAGTTCACGACCGGTGAGTCCCTCGTCGACCACAAGGCGCCCGCCGGCCCGATCAACGAGCGCTGGGACACACGCCGTTTCGAGGCCAGGCTGGTCAACCCCGCCAACCGGCGCAAGCACACCGTCATCGTCGTCGGCACCGGGCTGGCCGGGGGCTCCGCGGGCGCCACGCTCGCCGAACAGGGCTACCACGTCGTCCAGTTCTGCTACCAGGACTCCCCGCGCCGCGCGCACTCGATCGCCGCCCAGGGCGGCATCAACGCGGCGAAGAACTACCGCAACGACGGCGACTCCGTCCACCGGCTGTTCTACGACACCGTCAAAGGCGGCGACTTCAGGGCGCGCGAGTCCAACGTCCACCGGCTGGCACAGATCTCCGTCGAGATCATCGACCAGTGCGTCGCCCAGGGCGTGCCCTTCGCCCGCGAGTACGGCGGACTGCTCGACACCCGCTCCTTCGGCGGAGTCCAGGTCTCACGGACCTTCTACGCCCGCGGCCAGACCGGGCAGCAACTGCTGCTCGGCGCCTACCAGGCACTGAGCCGGCAGATCGCCGCAGGGAACATCGAGATGCACGCCCGCACCGAGATGCTCGACCTGATCGTCGTCGACGGACGGGCCCGGGGAATCGTCGCCCGGGACCTGATCACCGGAAAGATCTCCAGCCACTTCGCGGACGCCGTCGTCCTGGCCTCCGGCGGCTACGGCAACGTCTTCTACCTCTCGACGAACGCCATGAACTCCAACGCCACCGCCGTCTGGCGTGCGCACCGGCGCGGCGCCCACTTCGCCAACCCCTGCTTCACCCAGATCCATCCGACCTGCATCCCGCGCACCGGCGACCACCAGTCCAAGCTGACCCTGATGAGCGAGTCGCTGCGCAACGACGGCCGGATCTGGGTGCCGAAGGCCAAGGGAGACCGGCGGCCGGCGAACGAGATCCCCGAGGACGAGCGCGACTACTACCTGGAGCGGATCTACCCGGCCTTCGGAAACCTGGTGCCCCGTGACATCGCCTCCCGTGCCGCCAAGAACGTGTGCGACGAGGGGCGGGGAGTCGGACCCGGCGGACAGGGCGTCTACCTCGACTTCGCCGACGCCGTCCGGCGGTTGGGGCGCAAGGCGGTCGAGGAGAAGTACGGCAACCTCTTCGACATGTACGCGCGGATCACCGCAGAGGACCCGTACACCGTCCCCATGCGGATCTATCCGGCCGTGCACTACACGATGGGCGGACTCTGGGTCGACTACGACCTCCAGACCACCGTCCCGGGCCTGTTCGCGATCGGCGAGGCCAACTTCTCCGACCACGGCGCGAACCGGCTCGGCGCCTCCGCGCTGATGCAGGGCCTCGCGGACGGCTACTTCGTCCTCCCGGCCACCATCAACGACTACCTGGCCCGCAACCCCGGCCAGGACCCCGTCGACGCCGAACACCCCGTCGTACAGGAGGTGCTGGCCCAGACGGAGGACCGCCTGAACCTCCTCCTGGCCGTCGACGGCGACCGCACCCCCGACTCCTTCCACCGTGAACTCGGCGAACTGATGTGGGAGTTCTGCGGAATGGCCCGCAGCGAGAGCGGGCTGCGCAAGGCCCTGAGCCGTATCCCGCAGATCCGTGAGGAGTTCTGGCGGCGGATCAAGGTCCCGGGCACCGGCGAGGAGTTCAACCAGTCGCTGGAGAAGGCCAACCGTGTCGTCGACTACCTGGAGCTCGCCGAGCTGATGTGCCTCGACGCCCTGCACCGCGCCGAGTCCTGCGGCGGCCACTTCCGCGAGGAGTCCCAGACCCCGGACGGCGAAGCGGCCCGCGACGACGACAGGTTCGCCTACGCCGCCGCCTGGGAGTTCACCAGTGCGGGCTCTGCCCCCGTCCTGCACAAGGAAGATTTCGTCTTCGAGTACGTCCACCCCACCCAGCGGAGCTACGCATGA
- a CDS encoding DinB family protein, with the protein MSTTPDGRPIPPANADERAMLSAWLDFHRATLTLKCQGLDDRQARLASAAPSEMTLLGLVQHLADVERNWFQRVFAGQDVPVVYEEGKGDGFTLVPGRGLDEALTVWRAEVARGRELVAAAPSLDETGRLSDAEAALTGTQRLSLRWIMVHMIEEYARHNGHADLLRELVDGATGA; encoded by the coding sequence ATGTCGACCACACCGGACGGACGTCCCATACCTCCCGCGAACGCCGACGAACGCGCCATGCTGAGCGCCTGGCTCGACTTCCACCGTGCCACGCTCACCCTCAAGTGCCAGGGCCTCGACGACCGGCAGGCGCGCCTGGCCTCGGCGGCGCCCTCGGAGATGACGCTGCTCGGGCTCGTCCAGCACCTGGCCGACGTCGAACGGAACTGGTTCCAGCGGGTGTTCGCGGGCCAGGACGTACCCGTCGTCTACGAGGAGGGCAAGGGTGACGGTTTCACCCTCGTCCCCGGGCGCGGGCTCGACGAGGCGCTGACCGTCTGGCGGGCGGAGGTCGCGCGCGGCCGGGAGCTGGTCGCCGCCGCGCCCTCACTGGACGAGACCGGGCGGCTGTCGGATGCGGAGGCGGCCCTGACCGGTACCCAGCGGCTCTCGCTGCGCTGGATCATGGTCCACATGATCGAGGAGTACGCCCGCCACAACGGCCACGCCGACCTGCTGCGTGAACTCGTCGACGGGGCCACCGGAGCCTGA
- a CDS encoding GNAT family N-acetyltransferase — MTGVSTIERPPLPATPTRYTVTLARDEDDVRAAQRLRHDVFAGELGALLSSPQPGLDIDPFDAYCDHLLVRDTLTGQVVGTYRLLPPERAAIAGRLYSEGEFDISPLDAIRPGLVEVGRSCVHPDHRDGAVIGLIWAGIARYMVDRGHDWLAGCCSIPLSDGGTVAAGAWDRVRAKHLAPEEFRVRPLLPWSADGVTRPAGRTELPPLLRGYVRLGAWVCGEPAHDPDFGVADLYVLLSMRRINQRYLRHFLSLVPA; from the coding sequence ATGACCGGCGTTTCCACCATCGAACGTCCCCCGCTCCCCGCCACACCCACCCGCTACACCGTCACCCTCGCCCGCGACGAGGACGACGTCCGAGCCGCACAGCGGCTACGCCACGACGTCTTCGCCGGTGAGCTCGGCGCCCTGCTGTCCTCCCCGCAGCCCGGCCTCGACATCGACCCCTTCGACGCCTACTGCGACCACCTGCTGGTCCGCGACACCCTCACCGGCCAGGTCGTCGGCACCTACCGGCTGCTGCCCCCGGAACGCGCGGCGATCGCCGGACGCCTCTACTCCGAGGGCGAGTTCGACATCTCCCCGCTCGACGCGATCCGCCCCGGGCTCGTCGAGGTCGGCCGCTCCTGCGTGCACCCCGACCACCGCGACGGCGCGGTCATCGGCCTCATCTGGGCCGGAATCGCCCGCTACATGGTCGACCGCGGCCACGACTGGCTGGCCGGCTGCTGCTCCATCCCGCTCTCCGACGGCGGTACCGTCGCCGCCGGCGCCTGGGACCGCGTCCGGGCCAAGCACCTTGCGCCGGAGGAGTTCCGGGTACGCCCCCTGCTGCCCTGGTCCGCCGACGGTGTGACCCGTCCCGCCGGCCGCACCGAACTGCCCCCGCTGCTGCGCGGCTACGTCCGCCTGGGCGCCTGGGTCTGCGGGGAGCCCGCCCACGACCCGGACTTCGGGGTCGCCGACCTGTACGTGCTGCTGTCGATGCGCCGGATCAACCAGCGCTATCTGCGGCACTTCCTCTCCCTCGTCCCGGCCTGA
- a CDS encoding lysophospholipid acyltransferase family protein — protein sequence MSVWLPSAPCTPRTCVETTGSTTALPLAVLRLVTVLVVLLAGIMLCPFGGRIPAGWVRRWARTIVRAAGVRLRVSGPTAPTGGVLLVANHISWLDIPLLAAVRPARMLAKAEIRQWPVAGALTAAGGALFIERDRLRALPQTVAKIADALRQGTAVVAFPEGSTWCGNAQGHFRRAVFQAALDAGVPVQPVRLHYRLAGGAASTAPAFVGEDSLLTSVWRVVSARGLVAEVGVRDAIPPGSHLDRRALAEAAQLPLGPGVHPVVGGCGLAVAGRAVPRAPVVKRLAAPPLHYRGGQPTRKGSASLR from the coding sequence ATGAGCGTCTGGCTGCCCAGCGCGCCCTGCACGCCGAGGACGTGCGTGGAGACGACGGGTTCCACGACGGCCCTGCCCCTGGCAGTGCTGCGCCTGGTGACCGTCCTGGTGGTCCTGCTGGCGGGGATCATGCTGTGCCCGTTCGGCGGGCGGATTCCCGCCGGGTGGGTACGGCGCTGGGCCCGCACCATCGTGCGGGCCGCCGGGGTCCGGCTCCGGGTGAGCGGCCCGACCGCCCCCACCGGGGGCGTGCTGCTGGTCGCCAACCACATCTCGTGGCTGGACATCCCGCTGCTGGCCGCCGTACGGCCGGCCAGGATGCTCGCCAAGGCCGAGATCCGGCAGTGGCCGGTGGCGGGCGCGCTGACCGCGGCCGGCGGTGCGCTGTTCATCGAGCGCGACCGGCTGCGGGCGCTGCCGCAGACCGTCGCGAAGATCGCCGACGCCCTGCGTCAGGGCACGGCGGTCGTCGCCTTCCCCGAGGGCAGCACCTGGTGCGGCAACGCCCAGGGCCACTTCCGCCGGGCGGTGTTCCAGGCCGCGCTGGACGCCGGGGTCCCCGTCCAGCCGGTGCGGCTGCACTACCGGCTCGCCGGGGGAGCGGCCAGCACGGCGCCGGCGTTTGTCGGCGAGGACTCGTTGCTCACGTCGGTGTGGCGGGTGGTGTCGGCGCGTGGGCTGGTGGCGGAGGTCGGGGTACGGGACGCGATACCGCCGGGGAGTCACCTGGACCGGCGGGCCTTGGCCGAAGCGGCTCAGCTGCCGCTGGGGCCGGGGGTGCATCCGGTTGTGGGCGGGTGCGGGCTCGCTGTGGCTGGTCGCGCAGTTCCCCGCGCCCCTGTAGTGAAGAGGCTGGCTGCGCCGCCTCTTCACTACAGGGGCGGTCAGCCGACCCGGAAAGGTTCCGCCAGCCTGCGGTAG
- a CDS encoding succinate dehydrogenase, with translation MARTVWDSSVGKKTVMAVSGLIMLLYLVVHMIGNLKIFFGPGEFNHYAHWLRTVGEPFMHYEWTLWLVRVALVVAVVAHATSAYQLSRRDLRARPSKYVHRKARTSYATRTMRWGGTILGLFIVWHVLDLTTGTVHSGGFQPGHPYQNVVDTFSTWYGNAVYVVAMLALGLHIRHGFWSAAQTLGVGSRTRDRALKTVANVLALLLTAGFLAVPVGVMTGVVS, from the coding sequence ATGGCACGCACCGTGTGGGACAGCTCCGTCGGCAAGAAGACCGTGATGGCCGTGAGCGGCCTGATCATGCTGCTGTATCTCGTCGTCCACATGATCGGCAACCTGAAGATCTTCTTCGGGCCCGGCGAGTTCAACCACTACGCCCACTGGCTGCGCACGGTCGGCGAGCCCTTCATGCACTACGAGTGGACGCTCTGGCTCGTCCGCGTCGCGCTCGTGGTGGCCGTCGTCGCCCACGCCACCTCCGCCTACCAGCTCAGCCGCCGCGACCTGAGGGCCCGGCCCAGCAAGTACGTGCACCGGAAGGCGCGGACGAGCTACGCGACGCGCACCATGCGCTGGGGCGGAACCATCCTCGGCCTCTTCATCGTCTGGCACGTCCTCGACCTGACCACCGGCACCGTCCACTCCGGCGGCTTCCAGCCGGGCCACCCCTACCAGAACGTCGTCGACACCTTCTCCACCTGGTACGGCAACGCCGTCTACGTCGTCGCGATGCTCGCCCTCGGCCTGCACATCCGGCACGGCTTCTGGAGCGCCGCCCAGACCCTCGGCGTCGGCAGCCGCACCCGCGACCGCGCCCTCAAAACCGTCGCCAACGTTCTCGCACTGCTGCTCACGGCCGGCTTCCTCGCCGTACCCGTGGGCGTCATGACCGGAGTGGTGAGCTGA
- a CDS encoding LysR family transcriptional regulator produces MQFQQLQYFVAVAETRHFTRAADLVHVAQPSLSQQIKSLERELGAELFLRARGNITLTDAGEALLPLARRILADADTARHEVQELVQLRAGRIRLGATPSLCTGLLPDVLRAFHDRYPGIRLLIEEGGSHDLVRELARGALDLALVVLPLPTPSPALTTVEVLREDLVVVSSPDAPAPGRGRRTVRVADLEGERLVMFRHGYDLRELTVAACRSAGFEPEFAVEGGEMDAVLGFVRAGLGVAVVPRMVASRTGRGLRVTPLARPGLFRAIALAHRSDVAPPRAARELQRMLLER; encoded by the coding sequence ATGCAGTTCCAGCAGCTCCAGTACTTCGTGGCGGTCGCCGAGACCCGGCACTTCACCCGCGCCGCGGATCTCGTCCATGTCGCGCAGCCGTCGCTGTCCCAGCAGATCAAGTCGCTGGAAAGGGAGTTGGGGGCCGAACTGTTCCTGCGGGCGCGCGGCAACATCACCCTCACGGACGCCGGCGAGGCGCTCCTCCCGCTGGCCCGGCGCATCCTGGCCGACGCGGACACGGCCCGGCACGAGGTGCAGGAACTGGTCCAGCTGCGGGCCGGCCGGATCCGGCTGGGCGCGACGCCGAGCCTGTGCACAGGTCTGCTGCCGGACGTGCTGCGCGCCTTCCACGACCGCTATCCCGGCATCCGGCTGCTGATCGAGGAGGGCGGCTCGCACGATCTCGTACGGGAGCTGGCGCGCGGCGCCCTGGACCTGGCCCTGGTCGTCCTCCCGCTGCCGACACCGTCCCCGGCGCTGACCACGGTGGAGGTCCTGCGCGAGGACCTGGTGGTGGTGTCGTCCCCGGACGCGCCCGCGCCCGGCCGGGGCCGGCGGACCGTCCGTGTCGCCGACCTGGAGGGCGAGCGCCTGGTGATGTTCCGGCACGGCTACGACCTGCGCGAGCTGACCGTGGCGGCGTGTCGCTCCGCCGGGTTCGAGCCGGAGTTCGCGGTGGAGGGCGGGGAGATGGACGCGGTACTGGGGTTCGTGCGGGCGGGGCTGGGCGTGGCCGTCGTACCGCGCATGGTGGCGAGCCGGACGGGGCGGGGGCTCAGGGTGACGCCGCTCGCCCGACCGGGGCTGTTCCGGGCGATCGCCCTTGCCCACCGAAGCGATGTGGCTCCGCCTCGGGCGGCTCGGGAGTTGCAGCGGATGCTGTTGGAACGGTAA
- a CDS encoding cation:proton antiporter regulatory subunit, which produces MSAPRLRATPLPGIGVQYDLVTREQRHLSVVAHRDGGRTVSLYRDDDPDSCAQSLRLTAPEAASLIDALSPSHHSSSLLSTTPLGLVAERVEVAGGSRWNGRVLGETRMRTETGASVVAVLRRAEAIPSPTPDFRLAGGDVIIVIGTREGVDAAAAILGRE; this is translated from the coding sequence GTGTCTGCGCCACGCCTTCGGGCGACTCCGCTGCCGGGCATCGGGGTTCAGTACGACCTCGTCACACGTGAGCAACGCCATCTGTCGGTGGTGGCCCACCGCGACGGCGGCCGTACCGTGAGCCTGTACCGGGACGACGATCCGGACTCGTGCGCCCAGTCGCTGCGGCTGACCGCGCCCGAGGCCGCCTCGTTGATCGACGCGCTGAGTCCCTCGCACCACAGCTCCAGCCTGCTGTCCACGACACCGCTGGGACTGGTGGCGGAACGGGTGGAGGTGGCCGGCGGCTCGCGCTGGAACGGGCGGGTGCTCGGGGAGACGCGGATGCGGACGGAGACCGGCGCGTCCGTCGTCGCCGTGCTGCGGCGCGCCGAGGCGATCCCCTCCCCGACGCCCGACTTCCGGCTGGCCGGCGGGGACGTCATCATCGTGATCGGTACCCGCGAGGGCGTCGACGCCGCCGCCGCGATACTCGGACGGGAGTGA
- a CDS encoding succinate dehydrogenase/fumarate reductase iron-sulfur subunit, with amino-acid sequence MKLTLRVWRQRDADADGAMSTYEVDGISADMSFLEMLDTLNEELILKGDDPVAFDHDCREGICGACSLVINGDAHGPERTTTCQLHMRSFADGDTIDVEPWRAAAFPVVKDLVVDRSAFDRIIQAGGYVTAPTGAAPEAHATPVPKPDADLAFEHAECIGCGACVAACPNGSAMLFTSAKVNHLNVLPQGAPERETRVLDMVARMDEEGFGGCTLAGECATACPKGIPLFSITGMNKEWLRATRKVSGR; translated from the coding sequence ATGAAGCTCACCCTGCGCGTCTGGCGCCAGCGCGACGCCGACGCCGACGGCGCCATGTCCACGTACGAGGTGGACGGCATCTCCGCCGACATGTCCTTCCTGGAGATGCTCGACACCCTCAACGAGGAACTGATCCTCAAGGGCGACGACCCGGTCGCCTTCGACCACGACTGCCGCGAGGGCATCTGCGGCGCCTGCTCCCTCGTCATCAACGGCGACGCGCACGGACCCGAGCGCACCACCACCTGCCAGCTCCACATGCGGTCCTTCGCCGACGGCGACACCATCGACGTCGAACCCTGGCGCGCCGCCGCCTTCCCCGTGGTCAAGGACCTCGTCGTCGACCGGTCCGCCTTCGACCGCATCATCCAGGCCGGCGGCTACGTCACCGCCCCGACCGGCGCCGCCCCCGAGGCCCACGCCACCCCCGTACCGAAACCGGACGCCGACCTCGCCTTCGAGCACGCCGAGTGCATCGGCTGCGGCGCCTGCGTGGCCGCCTGCCCGAACGGCTCGGCGATGCTCTTCACCTCCGCCAAGGTCAACCACCTGAACGTGCTGCCGCAGGGGGCGCCCGAGCGGGAGACCCGGGTCCTCGACATGGTCGCCCGGATGGACGAGGAGGGCTTCGGTGGCTGCACCCTCGCCGGGGAGTGCGCCACCGCCTGCCCGAAGGGCATCCCCCTCTTCTCCATCACCGGGATGAACAAGGAGTGGCTGCGGGCGACGCGCAAAGTGTCCGGCCGCTGA
- a CDS encoding cation:proton antiporter, with translation MHSQVLLIEFGAVILALGLLGRMAARLSFSPIPLYLLAGLAFGKGGLLPLGASEEFIATGAEIGVILLLLMLGLEYTASDLVSNLKSHYPSGLVDFTLNALPGAAAALLLGWGPVAAVVLAGVTWISSSGVIAKVLGDLGRVGNRETPVILSILVLEDLAMAVYLPIVTALVAGVSLAAGSVTLAIALGAAGLVLFVAVRFGRVISRFVSSDDPEKLLLVVLGLTILVAGIAQELQVSAAVGAFLVGIALSGEVAEGAHTLLSPLRDLFAAIFFVFFGLHTDPASIPPVLLPALALAVVTAATKIATGYWAARRAGISLKGRWRAGGALVARGEFSIVIAGLAVTAGVESDLGPLATAYVLILVVLGPLTARWTEPLAARAGAWRAGRARPETPATAPTDETVQPTTVGD, from the coding sequence ATGCACTCCCAGGTCCTGCTGATCGAGTTCGGCGCCGTCATCCTCGCCCTCGGGCTGCTCGGCCGGATGGCCGCCCGGCTCAGCTTCTCCCCGATACCCCTCTATCTGCTCGCCGGTCTCGCCTTCGGCAAAGGCGGCCTGCTGCCGCTCGGCGCGAGCGAGGAGTTCATCGCCACCGGCGCCGAGATCGGCGTCATCCTGCTGCTGCTGATGCTCGGGCTCGAGTACACGGCCAGTGATCTCGTCTCCAACCTCAAGTCCCACTACCCGTCCGGCCTGGTGGACTTCACCCTGAACGCGCTGCCCGGCGCCGCCGCCGCGCTGCTGCTCGGCTGGGGTCCGGTCGCCGCCGTGGTGCTCGCCGGAGTCACCTGGATCTCCTCCTCCGGCGTCATCGCCAAGGTGCTGGGCGACCTGGGACGGGTCGGCAACCGGGAAACGCCGGTGATCCTCAGCATCCTGGTCCTGGAGGACCTGGCGATGGCTGTCTATCTGCCCATCGTCACCGCGCTGGTGGCCGGTGTCTCGCTCGCCGCCGGCAGTGTGACCCTGGCCATCGCGCTCGGGGCCGCCGGCCTGGTGCTGTTCGTCGCCGTCCGCTTCGGCCGGGTCATCTCCCGCTTCGTCTCCAGCGACGACCCCGAGAAACTCCTGCTGGTCGTTCTCGGTCTGACCATCCTGGTCGCGGGCATCGCCCAGGAGCTCCAGGTGTCCGCCGCCGTAGGGGCGTTCCTCGTCGGGATCGCCCTGTCGGGGGAGGTCGCGGAGGGCGCGCACACCCTGCTCAGCCCGCTCAGGGACCTCTTCGCGGCGATCTTCTTCGTCTTCTTCGGGCTGCACACCGACCCGGCGAGCATCCCGCCCGTGCTGCTCCCGGCCCTCGCGCTGGCCGTCGTCACGGCGGCCACGAAGATCGCCACCGGCTACTGGGCGGCCCGCCGCGCCGGAATCTCGCTCAAGGGCCGCTGGCGGGCGGGCGGTGCGCTGGTGGCCCGCGGCGAGTTCTCCATCGTCATCGCGGGCCTCGCGGTCACCGCCGGCGTCGAGTCCGACCTCGGCCCGCTGGCGACGGCGTACGTCCTGATCCTGGTCGTCCTGGGCCCGCTCACCGCCCGCTGGACCGAGCCCCTGGCGGCTCGGGCCGGCGCGTGGCGAGCCGGGCGGGCCCGACCCGAAACCCCGGCCACGGCGCCGACTGACGAGACGGTGCAGCCCACGACGGTCGGCGACTGA